One Theropithecus gelada isolate Dixy chromosome 20, Tgel_1.0, whole genome shotgun sequence DNA segment encodes these proteins:
- the RPUSD1 gene encoding RNA pseudouridylate synthase domain-containing protein 1 isoform X2 — protein MEPGSVENLSIVYRSRDFLVVNKHWDVRIDSKAWRETLTLQKQLRHRFPELADPDTCYGFRFCHQLDFSTSGALCVALNKAAAGSAYRCFKERRVTKAYLALLRGHIQESRVTISHAIGRNGTEGRAHTMCIEGTQGCENPKPSLTELVVLEHGLYAGDPVSKVLLKPLTGRTHQLRVHCSALGHPVVGDLTYGEPSGQEDRPFRMMLHAFYLRIPTDAECIEVCTPDPFLPSLDACWSPHTLLQPLDQLVQALRATPDPDPEDRGPRPGSPSTLLPGPGRPPPPPTKPPETEAQRGPCLQWLSEWTLEPDS, from the exons ATGGAGCCGGGCAGCGTGGAGAACCTGTCCATCGTGTACCGGAGCCGCGACTTCCTGGTGGTCAACAAGCACTGGGACGTTCGCATTGACAGCAAGGCGTGGCGGGAGACTCTGACGCTACAAAAGCAGCTGCGGCACCGCTTCCCGGAGCTGGCCGACCCGGACACCTGCTACGGGTTCAG GTTCTGCCACCAGCTGGATTTCTCCACCAGTGGGGCACTGTGTGTGGCCCTAAACAAGGCAGCCGCCGGCAGCGCATACAGGTGCTTCAAGGAGCGGCGCGTGACCAAGGCTTACCTGGCACTG CTGCGGGGGCACATCCAGGAGAGCCGGGTGACCATCAGCCATGCCATCGGCAGGAACGGCACGGAAGGCCGGGCCCACACCATGTGCATCGAGGGCACGCAGG GTTGTGAGAACCCAAAGCCAAGCCTCACGGAGCTCGTGGTTCTGGAACACGGGCTGTACGCAGGCGATCCTGTCTCCAAAGTGCTGCTGAAGCCACTCACGG GCCGGACACACCAGCTGCGCGTGCACTGCAGTGCCCTGGGCCACCCCGTGGTGGGCGACCTGACCTACGGAGAGCCCTCGGGCCAGGAGGACCGACCGTTCAGAATGATGCTGCACGCTTTCTACCTGCGCATCCCCACCGATGCCGAGTGTATAGAAGTCTGCACACCTGACCCCTTCCTGCCCTCCCTGGACGCCTGCTGGAGCCCCCACACCCTGCTGCAGCCGCTGGACCAGCTTGTGCAGGCCTTACGGGCCACCCCTGACCCTGACCCCGAGGACAGGGGCCCCAGGCCAGGCAGCCCCtccacactcctgcctgggcctggccggccccctccaccccccaccaAGCCCCCTGAGACTGAGGCACAGCGGGGCCCCTGCCTGCAGTGGCTGTCAGAGTGGACGCTGGAGCCGGACAGCTGA
- the RPUSD1 gene encoding RNA pseudouridylate synthase domain-containing protein 1 isoform X1: MEPGSVENLSIVYRSRDFLVVNKHWDVRIDSKAWRETLTLQKQLRHRFPELADPDTCYGFRFCHQLDFSTSGALCVALNKAAAGSAYRCFKERRVTKAYLALLRGHIQESRVTISHAIGRNGTEGRAHTMCIEGTQGAAGCENPKPSLTELVVLEHGLYAGDPVSKVLLKPLTGRTHQLRVHCSALGHPVVGDLTYGEPSGQEDRPFRMMLHAFYLRIPTDAECIEVCTPDPFLPSLDACWSPHTLLQPLDQLVQALRATPDPDPEDRGPRPGSPSTLLPGPGRPPPPPTKPPETEAQRGPCLQWLSEWTLEPDS; this comes from the exons ATGGAGCCGGGCAGCGTGGAGAACCTGTCCATCGTGTACCGGAGCCGCGACTTCCTGGTGGTCAACAAGCACTGGGACGTTCGCATTGACAGCAAGGCGTGGCGGGAGACTCTGACGCTACAAAAGCAGCTGCGGCACCGCTTCCCGGAGCTGGCCGACCCGGACACCTGCTACGGGTTCAG GTTCTGCCACCAGCTGGATTTCTCCACCAGTGGGGCACTGTGTGTGGCCCTAAACAAGGCAGCCGCCGGCAGCGCATACAGGTGCTTCAAGGAGCGGCGCGTGACCAAGGCTTACCTGGCACTG CTGCGGGGGCACATCCAGGAGAGCCGGGTGACCATCAGCCATGCCATCGGCAGGAACGGCACGGAAGGCCGGGCCCACACCATGTGCATCGAGGGCACGCAGGGTGCGGCAG GTTGTGAGAACCCAAAGCCAAGCCTCACGGAGCTCGTGGTTCTGGAACACGGGCTGTACGCAGGCGATCCTGTCTCCAAAGTGCTGCTGAAGCCACTCACGG GCCGGACACACCAGCTGCGCGTGCACTGCAGTGCCCTGGGCCACCCCGTGGTGGGCGACCTGACCTACGGAGAGCCCTCGGGCCAGGAGGACCGACCGTTCAGAATGATGCTGCACGCTTTCTACCTGCGCATCCCCACCGATGCCGAGTGTATAGAAGTCTGCACACCTGACCCCTTCCTGCCCTCCCTGGACGCCTGCTGGAGCCCCCACACCCTGCTGCAGCCGCTGGACCAGCTTGTGCAGGCCTTACGGGCCACCCCTGACCCTGACCCCGAGGACAGGGGCCCCAGGCCAGGCAGCCCCtccacactcctgcctgggcctggccggccccctccaccccccaccaAGCCCCCTGAGACTGAGGCACAGCGGGGCCCCTGCCTGCAGTGGCTGTCAGAGTGGACGCTGGAGCCGGACAGCTGA
- the RPUSD1 gene encoding RNA pseudouridylate synthase domain-containing protein 1 isoform X5 encodes MEPGSVENLSIVYRSRDFLVVNKHWDVRIDSKAWRETLTLQKQLRHRFPELADPDTCYGFRFCHQLDFSTSGALCVALNKAAAGSAYRCFKERRVTKAYLALVVRTQSQASRSSWFWNTGCTQAILSPKCC; translated from the exons ATGGAGCCGGGCAGCGTGGAGAACCTGTCCATCGTGTACCGGAGCCGCGACTTCCTGGTGGTCAACAAGCACTGGGACGTTCGCATTGACAGCAAGGCGTGGCGGGAGACTCTGACGCTACAAAAGCAGCTGCGGCACCGCTTCCCGGAGCTGGCCGACCCGGACACCTGCTACGGGTTCAG GTTCTGCCACCAGCTGGATTTCTCCACCAGTGGGGCACTGTGTGTGGCCCTAAACAAGGCAGCCGCCGGCAGCGCATACAGGTGCTTCAAGGAGCGGCGCGTGACCAAGGCTTACCTGGCACTG GTTGTGAGAACCCAAAGCCAAGCCTCACGGAGCTCGTGGTTCTGGAACACGGGCTGTACGCAGGCGATCCTGTCTCCAAAGTGCTGCTGA
- the RPUSD1 gene encoding RNA pseudouridylate synthase domain-containing protein 1 isoform X4: protein MCIEGTQGCENPKPSLTELVVLEHGLYAGDPVSKVLLKPLTGRTHQLRVHCSALGHPVVGDLTYGEPSGQEDRPFRMMLHAFYLRIPTDAECIEVCTPDPFLPSLDACWSPHTLLQPLDQLVQALRATPDPDPEDRGPRPGSPSTLLPGPGRPPPPPTKPPETEAQRGPCLQWLSEWTLEPDS from the exons ATGTGCATCGAGGGCACGCAGG GTTGTGAGAACCCAAAGCCAAGCCTCACGGAGCTCGTGGTTCTGGAACACGGGCTGTACGCAGGCGATCCTGTCTCCAAAGTGCTGCTGAAGCCACTCACGG GCCGGACACACCAGCTGCGCGTGCACTGCAGTGCCCTGGGCCACCCCGTGGTGGGCGACCTGACCTACGGAGAGCCCTCGGGCCAGGAGGACCGACCGTTCAGAATGATGCTGCACGCTTTCTACCTGCGCATCCCCACCGATGCCGAGTGTATAGAAGTCTGCACACCTGACCCCTTCCTGCCCTCCCTGGACGCCTGCTGGAGCCCCCACACCCTGCTGCAGCCGCTGGACCAGCTTGTGCAGGCCTTACGGGCCACCCCTGACCCTGACCCCGAGGACAGGGGCCCCAGGCCAGGCAGCCCCtccacactcctgcctgggcctggccggccccctccaccccccaccaAGCCCCCTGAGACTGAGGCACAGCGGGGCCCCTGCCTGCAGTGGCTGTCAGAGTGGACGCTGGAGCCGGACAGCTGA
- the RPUSD1 gene encoding RNA pseudouridylate synthase domain-containing protein 1 isoform X3, with amino-acid sequence MCIEGTQGAAGCENPKPSLTELVVLEHGLYAGDPVSKVLLKPLTGRTHQLRVHCSALGHPVVGDLTYGEPSGQEDRPFRMMLHAFYLRIPTDAECIEVCTPDPFLPSLDACWSPHTLLQPLDQLVQALRATPDPDPEDRGPRPGSPSTLLPGPGRPPPPPTKPPETEAQRGPCLQWLSEWTLEPDS; translated from the exons ATGTGCATCGAGGGCACGCAGGGTGCGGCAG GTTGTGAGAACCCAAAGCCAAGCCTCACGGAGCTCGTGGTTCTGGAACACGGGCTGTACGCAGGCGATCCTGTCTCCAAAGTGCTGCTGAAGCCACTCACGG GCCGGACACACCAGCTGCGCGTGCACTGCAGTGCCCTGGGCCACCCCGTGGTGGGCGACCTGACCTACGGAGAGCCCTCGGGCCAGGAGGACCGACCGTTCAGAATGATGCTGCACGCTTTCTACCTGCGCATCCCCACCGATGCCGAGTGTATAGAAGTCTGCACACCTGACCCCTTCCTGCCCTCCCTGGACGCCTGCTGGAGCCCCCACACCCTGCTGCAGCCGCTGGACCAGCTTGTGCAGGCCTTACGGGCCACCCCTGACCCTGACCCCGAGGACAGGGGCCCCAGGCCAGGCAGCCCCtccacactcctgcctgggcctggccggccccctccaccccccaccaAGCCCCCTGAGACTGAGGCACAGCGGGGCCCCTGCCTGCAGTGGCTGTCAGAGTGGACGCTGGAGCCGGACAGCTGA